A genomic stretch from Bos javanicus breed banteng chromosome 3, ARS-OSU_banteng_1.0, whole genome shotgun sequence includes:
- the LOC133245254 gene encoding olfactory receptor 10J1, with amino-acid sequence MKSENHTLTTEFVLQGFSSFHEHQLTLFVMFLAPYILTLAGNIIIVIIIRIDHHLHTPMYFFLSMLSTSETIYTLVILPRMLSSLVGMSQSISLAGCATQMFFFVTFGITNCFLLTAMGYDRYVAICHPLRYTVIMNRRVCIQLVWGACSIGLIVAMTQVTSVFRLPFCATKVAHFFCDIRPVMKLSCIDTTVNEILTLIISVFVLVVPMGLVFISYILIISTILKIASAEGRKKAFATCASHLTVVIVHYGCASIAYLKPKSENSKDEDQLISVTYTVVTPLLNPVVYTLRNKEAKDALLRAIGRKLS; translated from the coding sequence ATGAAGAGCGAGAACCACACTCTCACCACTGAGTTTGTTTTACAAGGTTTCTCCAGCTTCCACGAGCACCAGCTCACTCTTTTTGTGATGTTTCTTGCACCGTACATCTTAACCCTAGCAGGTAATATAATTATCGTGATCATTATCCGAATCGATCATCATCTCCatacccccatgtacttcttcctcagcaTGCTGTCCACTTCAGAGACTATATATACACTAGTTATCCTTCCAAGAATGCTGTCCAGCCTTGTGGGTATGAGCCAGTCCATTTCATTGGCAGGTTGTGCCACACAGATGTTCTTTTTTGTAACCTTTGGGATCACTAACTGCTTCCTGCTCACAGCGATGGGCTacgaccgctatgtggccatttgCCATCCCTTGAGGTACACAGTTATCATGAACAGGAGGGTGTGCATTCAGCTGGTGTGGGGGGCCTGCAGCATCGGGCTGATTGTGGCCATGACACAGGTAACATCTGTATTCAGGTTACCCTTCTGTGCCACAAAGGTGGCccacttcttctgtgacatcCGGCCTGTGATGaagctctcctgcattgacacGACTGTCAATGAGATACTGACTTTGATCATCAGTGTTTTTGTGCTCGTTGTGCCTATGGGTCTGGTCTTCATCTCTTACATCCTCATCATCTCCACCATCCTTAAAATTGCCTCAGCTGAAGGTCGGAAGAAGGCCTTTGCCACCTGCGCCTCCCACCTCACTGTGGTCATTGTCCACTATGGCTGTGCCTCCATTGCCTACCTCAAGCCCAagtcagagaacagcaaggatgAGGATCAGCTGATCTCAGTGACCTACACTGTCGTCACCCCACTACTGAACCCTGTGGTGTACACCCTGAGGAACAAAGAGGCCAAGGATGCTCTGCTCCGGGCCATTGGCAGGAAGCTTTCCTGA
- the LOC133245255 gene encoding olfactory receptor 10J4, with amino-acid sequence MPRPNFTAVAEFTFEGFSIFGWQPRLILFVVFLVLYLLTLASNAIILTVICLNHQLHTPMYFFLSVLSISETCYTVAIIPRMLFSLLSPQHAISIPDCATQLFFYLTFGVNNCFLLTAMGYDRYVAICNPLRYSVIMGKKTCIQLAGGSWSIGLSTATIQVSSVFSLPFCDASVISHFFCDIRPLMKLACADITIKELITLLISLCVLVLPMVLIFISYVLIVCTILKMASAEGRKKAFATCASHLTVVIVHYGCTSFIYLKPKSQNSLQDRLISVTYTVITPLLNPVVYSLRNKEVKDALLRALGRKSLS; translated from the coding sequence ATGCCAAGACCTAATTTCACAGCTGTGGCAGAGTTTACCTTTGAAGGCTTTTCCATTTTTGGATGGCAGCCCAGACTCATCCTTTTTGTGGTCTTTTTGGTCTTGTACCTGTTGACCCTTGCCAGCAATGCTATCATCTTGACAGTCATCTGCCTCAACCATCAGCTTCACACACCGATGTACTTCTTCCTGAGTGTGCTGTCCATTTCTGAGACCTGTTACACAGTGGCCATCATCCCTCGAATGCTGTTCAGTCTCCTCAGCCCCCAACATGCTATCTCTATTCCAGACTGTGCCACTCAGCTCTTCTTCTATCTCACTTTTGGTGTCAACAACTGCTTCCTGCTCACAGCCATGGggtatgaccgctatgtggccatctgcaacccCCTACGATATTCAGTCATCATGGGCAAGAAGACTTGTATACAACTGGCAGGGGGATCCTGGAGCATTGGCTTGAGCACAGCCACCATTCAAGTATCCTCTGTGTTCAGCTTGCCTTTCTGTGATGCCAGTGTCATCTCCCACTTCTTTTGTGACATCCGGCCCCTAATGAAGCTTGCTTGTGCTGATATCACCATCAAAGAATTGATCACTTTGCTCATCAGTCTGTGTGTCCTTGTTCTGCCCATGGTCTTGATCTTTATCTCCTATGTCCTGATTGTCTGCACCATCCTCAAGATGGCATCTGCTGAGGGTAGGAAAAAGGCTTTTGCCACATGTGCCTCACACCTCACAGTAGTCATTGTCCACTATGGCTGTACCTCCTTCATCTACCTAAAACCCAAATCACAAAACTCCCTGCAGGACAGACTGATCTCTGTAACCTACACTGTCATTACCCCGCTCCTAAACCCCGTTGTATACAGCCTCAGAAACAAAGAGGTCAAGGATGCCTTGCTCAGAGCTTTGGGCAGGAAGTCCCTCTCTTAG